The following proteins are encoded in a genomic region of Saccharopolyspora antimicrobica:
- a CDS encoding helix-turn-helix domain-containing protein, whose product MKWNLRLVAAQRGIWKAAELQRLLAEHGLVVSAGKMSGLWSKTPASLKLSDLDIICAALGCQVGELLVPEPVLSRGEAALRSAE is encoded by the coding sequence GTGAAGTGGAACCTGCGGTTGGTCGCGGCCCAGCGCGGTATCTGGAAGGCCGCCGAGCTGCAACGACTGCTCGCCGAACACGGTCTGGTGGTCTCGGCCGGGAAGATGTCGGGGCTGTGGTCGAAGACGCCGGCCAGCCTGAAGCTGTCCGATCTGGACATCATCTGCGCCGCGCTGGGCTGCCAGGTCGGCGAGCTGCTGGTGCCCGAACCGGTGCTCTCGCGCGGCGAGGCCGCCCTCCGGAGCGCCGAGTGA
- a CDS encoding cation diffusion facilitator family transporter has protein sequence MWPKRARAGHGHGHGHGSGWARLKHAVTPHSHDAVESVDRALTASRKGMRALWISFGVLAVTAVGQAVLVAFTGSVALLGDTLHNFADALTAIPLAIAFLLARRAATRRFTYGLGRAEDLAGLIILLVIAASAAMAAWESVQRLVAPQRVEHIAWVAAAGLLGFAGNELVARYRIRIGREIGSAALVADGLHARADGFTSLAVLGSAAGAALGWWWADPVVGLLITGAILVVLWGSAKEVFARVLDAVDPGLVVRAEQELVATPGVRGVGDLRLRWVGHSLRAEVELEVDPRLSLAEAHRIAHEAEHRLWHALPRLGGALVHAHPSGPQEAHELVAHHH, from the coding sequence ATGTGGCCGAAGCGGGCGAGAGCAGGGCACGGGCATGGTCACGGGCACGGAAGCGGATGGGCGCGGTTGAAGCACGCCGTGACGCCGCACAGCCATGACGCCGTCGAATCCGTCGACCGCGCGCTGACGGCCAGCCGGAAGGGCATGCGGGCGCTGTGGATCTCCTTCGGCGTCCTGGCGGTCACGGCGGTCGGGCAAGCCGTTCTGGTCGCCTTCACCGGCTCCGTCGCCCTTCTCGGCGACACGCTGCACAACTTCGCCGACGCGCTGACCGCGATCCCGCTCGCGATCGCCTTCCTGCTCGCCCGGCGCGCGGCGACGCGCCGCTTCACCTACGGGCTCGGCCGCGCCGAAGACCTGGCCGGGTTGATCATCCTGCTCGTGATCGCCGCATCCGCCGCGATGGCGGCGTGGGAGTCGGTGCAGCGGCTGGTCGCGCCGCAGCGCGTCGAGCACATCGCCTGGGTCGCGGCGGCCGGGCTGCTCGGTTTCGCGGGCAACGAGCTGGTCGCGCGCTACCGCATCCGCATCGGCCGGGAGATCGGCTCGGCCGCGCTGGTGGCCGACGGATTGCACGCGCGGGCCGACGGTTTCACCAGCCTGGCCGTGCTCGGCTCCGCGGCCGGTGCGGCGCTGGGCTGGTGGTGGGCCGATCCCGTCGTCGGACTGCTGATCACCGGCGCGATCCTCGTGGTGCTGTGGGGCTCGGCGAAGGAGGTCTTCGCGCGGGTGCTCGACGCCGTGGATCCCGGTCTGGTCGTGCGCGCCGAACAGGAGTTGGTCGCCACGCCGGGCGTGCGAGGGGTCGGTGATCTGCGGCTGCGCTGGGTCGGCCACTCCCTGCGCGCCGAGGTGGAGCTGGAGGTCGATCCGCGGCTCAGCCTCGCCGAGGCCCATCGCATCGCGCACGAGGCCGAGCACCGCCTCTGGCACGCGCTGCCGCGACTGGGCGGCGCACTCGTCCACGCCCACCCGTCGGGCCCGCAGGAAGCGCACGAACTCGTCGCGCACCACCACTGA
- a CDS encoding DUF4442 domain-containing protein, translating into MTTETAAADSFDVGAFLTQSVPMVRTLNLEYVETTPERAVLRLPDQAEFHNHVGGPHAGAMFTLAESASGAIVIAAFGDQLSRAVPLAVRSEIDFKKLAMGEVTATAVLGRPIADVLAELDAGERPEFPVQVSIQRADGAVTGEMTIVWTLRPNG; encoded by the coding sequence ATGACCACCGAAACCGCTGCCGCGGATTCCTTCGACGTCGGCGCCTTCCTGACCCAGTCGGTGCCGATGGTGCGCACGCTCAACCTGGAGTACGTCGAGACCACGCCGGAGCGGGCCGTGCTCCGCCTGCCGGACCAGGCGGAGTTCCACAACCACGTGGGCGGCCCGCACGCCGGTGCGATGTTCACCCTCGCCGAGTCCGCCAGCGGCGCCATCGTGATCGCGGCGTTCGGCGACCAGCTCAGCCGCGCGGTGCCGCTGGCCGTGCGCTCCGAGATCGACTTCAAGAAGCTCGCCATGGGCGAGGTGACCGCCACGGCGGTGCTGGGCCGCCCGATCGCGGACGTCCTGGCCGAGCTGGACGCCGGGGAGCGCCCGGAGTTCCCGGTCCAGGTGAGCATCCAGCGCGCGGACGGTGCGGTCACCGGCGAGATGACGATCGTCTGGACGTTGCGCCCCAACGGCTGA
- a CDS encoding DUF4239 domain-containing protein, with product MNIYLQGTVWVLSASVVAALVGYLVRRIGQDEGRPSNNDAAGQVFTIVSGLQAVVLAFVLVTLFDTVTDAREGAHREAQSLVSVAWAVDSLPAPAADEVRELGAGYLRTVVDQEWPVMQRGGEVAGPGWAQLDQIREVVLNAPAEGEFEEGRKSEASTQLGKVYEERHERLTRAFDRGVVAVVWFVLILGSVVCVLLPNLFGGTRLFPHIVLVSTLAGALALLLFAIFQLQNPFSGGSRIGPEAFTWALERLGRS from the coding sequence GTGAACATCTACCTGCAGGGCACCGTCTGGGTCCTGAGCGCGTCGGTGGTCGCGGCGCTGGTCGGCTACCTGGTGCGCCGGATCGGGCAGGACGAGGGCAGGCCGAGCAACAACGACGCGGCGGGGCAGGTGTTCACCATCGTCAGCGGCTTGCAGGCGGTGGTGCTGGCCTTCGTGCTGGTCACGCTGTTCGACACCGTGACCGATGCCAGGGAAGGGGCCCACCGGGAGGCGCAGAGCCTGGTCTCGGTCGCCTGGGCGGTGGACTCGCTGCCCGCGCCGGCCGCCGACGAGGTCCGCGAGCTCGGTGCCGGGTACCTGCGCACGGTGGTGGACCAGGAGTGGCCGGTCATGCAGCGCGGCGGCGAGGTGGCCGGGCCGGGCTGGGCGCAGCTGGACCAGATCCGCGAGGTGGTGCTGAACGCCCCGGCCGAGGGCGAGTTCGAGGAGGGCCGCAAGAGCGAGGCCAGCACGCAGCTCGGCAAGGTCTACGAGGAACGGCACGAGCGGCTGACCAGGGCGTTCGATCGCGGCGTGGTGGCGGTGGTGTGGTTCGTGCTGATCCTGGGCAGCGTGGTGTGCGTGCTGCTGCCGAACCTCTTCGGCGGTACCCGGCTGTTCCCGCACATCGTGCTGGTCTCCACGCTGGCCGGTGCGCTGGCGCTGCTGCTGTTCGCGATCTTCCAGCTGCAGAACCCGTTCAGCGGTGGTTCGCGGATCGGCCCGGAGGCCTTCACCTGGGCGCTCGAACGGCTCGGTCGAAGTTGA
- the larE gene encoding ATP-dependent sacrificial sulfur transferase LarE — MSAPELDRLRQRISEEEALVVAFSGGVDSALLAAVAHEVLGARMLAVTAVSPSLAAAERRQAREFARTRGFAHVEVCTDEAERPEYAANDGNRCYHCKSALFDALEPLAAALGARIALGTNLDDLGDHRPGQRAAAQRGAIAPMVDAELTKEAVRRASRELGLGTADKPAAACLASRVAYGDTVTPEVLGRIERAESAVRAMGFDVCRVRAHGQGTVARLEVPEADIQRAAAHHAELDRVVREAGFQFCAVDLGGFRSGRMNALLPLLPVRSAS, encoded by the coding sequence GTGAGCGCGCCCGAACTCGATCGGCTCCGGCAGCGGATCAGCGAGGAGGAAGCCCTGGTGGTGGCGTTCTCCGGCGGTGTCGACTCGGCCCTGCTGGCGGCCGTGGCGCACGAGGTGCTCGGCGCGCGGATGCTGGCCGTCACCGCCGTCTCCCCCAGCCTGGCCGCCGCGGAACGGCGGCAGGCCAGGGAGTTCGCCCGCACCCGCGGCTTCGCGCACGTCGAGGTCTGCACCGACGAGGCGGAGCGGCCGGAGTACGCCGCCAACGACGGAAACCGCTGCTACCACTGCAAGTCCGCGCTGTTCGACGCCCTCGAGCCGCTGGCGGCGGCGCTGGGCGCCCGGATCGCGCTGGGCACCAATCTCGACGATCTCGGGGATCACCGCCCCGGTCAGCGGGCGGCCGCGCAGCGCGGTGCGATCGCCCCGATGGTCGACGCCGAGCTGACCAAGGAAGCCGTTCGCCGGGCGAGCCGGGAACTCGGGCTCGGCACCGCGGACAAGCCCGCAGCAGCCTGCCTCGCCTCCCGCGTCGCCTACGGCGATACGGTCACACCGGAGGTCCTCGGACGCATCGAGCGCGCGGAATCCGCGGTGCGCGCAATGGGATTCGACGTGTGCCGGGTGCGCGCGCACGGGCAGGGCACCGTGGCCCGGCTGGAGGTTCCCGAGGCCGACATCCAGCGCGCCGCGGCCCACCACGCCGAGCTGGACCGGGTCGTGCGCGAGGCCGGGTTCCAGTTCTGCGCCGTGGACCTGGGCGGATTCCGAAGTGGACGGATGAACGCGCT
- a CDS encoding family 2 encapsulin nanocompartment cargo protein polyprenyl transferase — translation MQQDARRAGAAYEALTRSRTMVEPALRAAVDRLPTRMQQVAGYHFGWWDEHGNPVRADRGKALRPAMVLLTASAVGGDPAEAVPAAVAVELVHNFSLLHDDVMDGDVTRRHRPTAWTVFGSGPAILAGDALLSLASDVLGACRHPEAADAVRALSTTVLNLINGQVADLSFEDRRSVDLAECQRMARDKTGALLGCACALGAMFGGGKTEQIARLRSFGERLGLAFQHVDDLLGIWGDPAITGKPVFSDLRTRKKTLPVVSALTSGTPAGQRLAAVYLHDQPLSGSDLAQSAELIALAGGRSWSQNQSDDLLNLALADLHRADLAPRPAEQLSALAHLMTHRDH, via the coding sequence ATGCAGCAGGACGCCCGCCGCGCGGGCGCTGCTTACGAGGCGCTGACCCGCAGTCGCACCATGGTCGAGCCCGCGCTGCGGGCCGCGGTCGACCGGTTGCCCACCCGGATGCAGCAGGTCGCCGGGTACCACTTCGGCTGGTGGGACGAGCACGGCAATCCGGTGCGCGCCGATCGCGGCAAGGCGCTGCGCCCGGCGATGGTGCTGCTCACCGCCAGCGCCGTCGGCGGCGATCCCGCGGAGGCCGTCCCGGCCGCCGTCGCCGTCGAGCTGGTGCACAACTTCTCGCTGCTGCACGACGACGTGATGGACGGTGACGTCACCCGGCGGCACCGGCCCACCGCGTGGACGGTGTTCGGCAGCGGGCCGGCGATCCTGGCCGGCGATGCGCTGCTGTCGCTGGCTTCCGACGTGCTCGGGGCGTGCCGCCACCCCGAAGCCGCCGACGCCGTGCGGGCGCTGAGCACGACGGTGCTGAACCTGATCAACGGGCAGGTCGCCGACCTGTCCTTCGAGGACCGCCGCAGCGTGGATCTGGCCGAGTGCCAGCGGATGGCCCGGGACAAGACCGGCGCGCTGCTGGGCTGCGCGTGCGCGCTCGGGGCGATGTTCGGCGGTGGCAAGACCGAGCAGATCGCGCGGCTGCGCAGCTTCGGCGAACGGCTCGGGCTGGCCTTCCAGCACGTCGACGACCTCCTGGGGATCTGGGGTGACCCGGCGATCACCGGCAAACCGGTGTTCTCCGACCTGCGCACCCGCAAGAAGACCCTGCCGGTGGTCTCCGCGCTGACCTCCGGCACGCCGGCCGGGCAGCGGCTGGCCGCCGTCTACCTCCACGACCAGCCGCTGTCCGGCAGCGACCTGGCCCAGTCCGCCGAGCTGATCGCCCTGGCGGGCGGGCGCAGCTGGAGCCAGAACCAGAGCGACGACCTGCTCAACTTGGCGCTGGCCGACCTGCACCGCGCCGACCTCGCCCCGCGGCCGGCCGAGCAGCTCAGCGCTCTGGCCCACCTGATGACCCACCGCGATCACTGA
- a CDS encoding DUF6923 family protein, whose product MRWCAAAVALVLLASATLVVTAAASSACSVLQARNRGGLSTLHRVDFPGATGTKLAAPGYRLNALGYSESQGLVYAMASRGPSGPFPDGGRAVAIAADGQTRELGPVRAGREGAWWHPLRAPSAGAVSGNRWYLVENGYLYAVDVDPGSRTFLDVLSMTGIEGVGRLSSFDDFDVDPVDGQLYSVTATRTGAVALVRLDRGSGQVSKVADVPGLPPLSYGSVVIGSDRALYVTANESGGMYRVDRDGSVRELAVVLPMTSSDAAGCLAGESPPAPPPPTTPPPTSTSPTAPPSTIPPPTTPPSATPPPEPPSEPPSRTPVPEPSPMPEPTPSSPLPPGNFAAPAEEPDVETSGHSTEEKRRWVLAVLVLLIGGSAAARRLSR is encoded by the coding sequence ATGCGGTGGTGCGCGGCGGCCGTCGCCCTGGTGCTGCTGGCCTCGGCCACCTTGGTGGTGACCGCGGCGGCGTCCTCGGCGTGCTCGGTGCTGCAGGCCCGCAACCGCGGCGGCCTCTCGACCCTGCACCGCGTGGACTTCCCCGGCGCGACCGGCACGAAGCTGGCCGCGCCGGGCTACCGGCTGAACGCCCTCGGGTACTCGGAGTCGCAAGGCCTGGTGTACGCGATGGCCTCGCGCGGTCCCTCCGGCCCGTTCCCGGACGGCGGGCGCGCGGTGGCGATCGCGGCGGACGGGCAGACCCGGGAGCTGGGGCCCGTCCGCGCCGGGCGCGAGGGTGCCTGGTGGCACCCGCTGCGCGCGCCCTCGGCCGGGGCGGTGTCCGGAAACCGCTGGTACCTGGTCGAGAACGGCTACCTGTACGCGGTCGACGTCGACCCCGGGAGCCGGACCTTCCTTGACGTGCTGTCGATGACCGGTATCGAGGGGGTGGGCCGGCTGTCGTCGTTCGACGACTTCGACGTGGACCCGGTCGACGGCCAGCTCTACAGCGTCACCGCCACCAGGACCGGGGCCGTGGCCCTGGTGCGCCTGGACCGCGGCAGCGGGCAGGTGTCGAAAGTGGCCGATGTGCCGGGACTTCCGCCGCTCAGCTACGGATCGGTGGTGATCGGGTCCGACCGCGCGCTCTACGTCACGGCGAACGAGTCGGGCGGGATGTACCGGGTGGACCGGGACGGTTCGGTGCGCGAGCTGGCCGTCGTCCTCCCGATGACGAGCTCCGATGCGGCGGGCTGCCTGGCGGGGGAGAGCCCACCCGCTCCGCCGCCTCCGACCACTCCGCCACCGACGAGCACTTCGCCGACCGCCCCACCGTCGACGATTCCGCCACCGACCACACCGCCGTCGGCCACACCGCCGCCCGAGCCGCCGTCCGAGCCGCCGTCGCGGACGCCGGTTCCGGAGCCCAGTCCGATGCCGGAGCCGACGCCGAGTTCTCCGCTGCCACCGGGCAACTTCGCCGCGCCTGCGGAGGAACCCGATGTGGAGACCTCCGGGCACAGCACCGAGGAGAAGCGGCGGTGGGTGCTGGCCGTGCTGGTGCTGCTGATCGGCGGCAGCGCCGCGGCGCGGCGGCTGTCGCGATGA
- a CDS encoding helicase HerA-like domain-containing protein, with protein MADDAARQIASGYATGGAAVELGAVVVDGAADAGAAVRIPLATMNRHGLVAGATGTGKTKTLQLLAEQLSEAGVPVLLADVKGDLSGLAAAGEGGQKVAERAAQVGDDWRATACPVQFWSLGTGGRGVPIRATITGFGPLLLAKVLGLNATQESTLGLIFHWADQRGLALLDLKDLRAVIQYLTSDEGKAELTGIGGVSAATAGVILRALSNLEARGGTDFFGEPELAVADLFRQVDGKGVVNVLELDDVQADPVLFSTFLMWLLAELFEELPEAGDLDRPKLVFFFDEAHLLFSGASKAFLERIEQTVKLIRSKAVGVFFCTQLPTDLPNAVLSQLGARVQHAIRAFTPDDQKALSRTIKTYPTTEHYRLDEALTSLGTGEAIVTVLSETGAPTPVAWTRLRAPRSLMGTIGEEAVRSSAAASPLCGKYQQTIDRESAYERLASKVAAARPPEREEAAPDKPGIFQQAMDNPAVRSFFRSAASALGREITRGLFGNRRR; from the coding sequence GTGGCGGACGACGCGGCGCGGCAGATCGCTTCGGGCTATGCGACCGGAGGAGCTGCCGTCGAACTCGGGGCGGTGGTCGTGGACGGCGCGGCCGACGCCGGGGCGGCGGTGCGCATCCCGCTGGCCACGATGAACCGGCACGGCCTGGTGGCCGGGGCGACCGGCACCGGCAAGACCAAGACGCTGCAGCTGCTGGCCGAGCAGCTCTCCGAGGCGGGCGTGCCGGTGCTGCTCGCCGACGTCAAGGGCGACCTCTCCGGGCTGGCCGCGGCGGGCGAGGGCGGGCAGAAGGTGGCCGAGCGCGCCGCCCAGGTCGGCGACGACTGGCGAGCCACCGCCTGCCCAGTGCAGTTCTGGTCGCTGGGCACCGGTGGGCGCGGCGTGCCGATCCGCGCGACCATCACCGGCTTCGGGCCGCTGCTGCTGGCCAAGGTGCTCGGCCTGAACGCGACGCAGGAGTCGACGCTGGGCCTGATCTTCCACTGGGCCGACCAGCGCGGCCTGGCGCTGCTGGACCTCAAGGACCTGCGCGCGGTCATCCAGTACTTGACCAGCGACGAGGGCAAGGCGGAGCTGACCGGCATCGGCGGGGTCTCGGCGGCCACCGCCGGGGTGATCCTGCGCGCGCTGTCGAACCTGGAAGCGCGCGGCGGGACCGACTTCTTCGGCGAACCGGAGCTCGCGGTCGCAGATCTGTTCCGGCAGGTCGACGGCAAGGGCGTGGTGAACGTGCTGGAGCTGGACGACGTGCAGGCCGACCCGGTGCTGTTCTCCACGTTCCTGATGTGGCTGCTGGCCGAGCTCTTCGAGGAGCTGCCCGAGGCGGGCGACCTCGACCGCCCGAAGCTGGTGTTCTTCTTCGACGAGGCGCACCTGCTGTTCTCCGGTGCGTCCAAGGCGTTCCTGGAGCGCATCGAGCAGACGGTGAAGCTGATCCGCTCCAAGGCGGTCGGCGTCTTTTTCTGCACGCAGCTGCCCACCGATCTGCCCAACGCGGTGCTCTCGCAGCTCGGCGCCCGCGTCCAGCACGCGATCCGCGCGTTCACCCCGGACGATCAGAAGGCCTTGAGCCGCACGATCAAGACGTACCCGACCACCGAGCACTACCGGCTCGACGAGGCGCTGACCTCGCTGGGCACCGGCGAGGCGATCGTGACGGTGCTCTCCGAGACCGGCGCTCCGACACCGGTGGCCTGGACCAGGTTGCGGGCTCCGCGGTCGCTGATGGGCACGATCGGGGAGGAGGCTGTGCGGTCGAGCGCGGCCGCCTCGCCGTTGTGCGGCAAGTACCAGCAGACCATCGACCGCGAATCCGCCTACGAACGCCTGGCGAGCAAGGTCGCCGCTGCGCGGCCACCGGAACGGGAGGAGGCCGCACCGGACAAGCCCGGGATCTTCCAGCAGGCGATGGACAACCCGGCAGTCCGGTCGTTCTTCCGGTCGGCGGCCAGCGCTCTCGGGCGGGAGATCACGAGGGGCTTGTTCGGCAATCGACGCCGGTGA
- a CDS encoding family 2B encapsulin nanocompartment shell protein produces MIGGIGVTGTEPLNTDGSVAPQLSLSTAAARNLATTTKSEPQMQGITSRWLLKMLPWVQAAGGTYRVNRRLSYTLGDGRVTFTNTGADVRVIPQELRELPLLRGFDDDTVLGALADRFVQQEYEPGQVIATAGQPADQVVLIAHGKINKIGTGEYGDQTVLGVLADGEFFGAHVLGADAAAWNSTYQAVTRCTVLTLRQQAFQEMNGHSELLREHVRQTLAQPKRKHNPHGEAEIEISSGHAGEPQLSGTYVDYEPAPREYELSVAQTVLRVHSRVADLYNQPMNQTEQQLRLTIEALRERQEHELINNRDFGLLHNADLRQRIHTRTGPPTPDDLDELLTLVWKEPGFFLAHPRTIAAFGQECSKRGIYPHSIDLQGHQVPSWRGVPILPCNKIQVSDTRTSSVLLVRAGEQNQGVVGLHQTGIPDEYRPGLSVRFMGINDQAVISYLVSAYYSAAVLVPDAVGVLEHVELGRA; encoded by the coding sequence ATGATTGGTGGTATTGGCGTGACTGGGACCGAACCGCTCAACACTGACGGCAGCGTTGCACCGCAGTTGAGCCTGAGCACGGCGGCGGCCCGAAACCTGGCGACCACGACCAAGTCCGAACCGCAGATGCAGGGCATCACCTCGCGCTGGCTGCTGAAGATGCTGCCCTGGGTGCAGGCAGCGGGCGGCACCTACCGGGTCAACCGCCGGCTGAGCTACACCCTCGGCGACGGGCGGGTCACCTTCACCAACACCGGCGCCGACGTGCGCGTGATCCCGCAGGAACTGCGGGAGCTCCCGCTGCTGCGCGGGTTCGACGACGACACCGTCCTCGGCGCGCTCGCCGACCGGTTCGTGCAGCAGGAGTACGAGCCGGGCCAGGTGATCGCCACCGCGGGCCAGCCCGCCGACCAGGTCGTGCTCATCGCGCACGGCAAGATCAACAAGATCGGCACCGGCGAGTACGGCGACCAGACCGTGCTCGGCGTGCTGGCCGACGGCGAGTTCTTCGGCGCGCACGTGCTCGGCGCCGACGCGGCCGCCTGGAACTCCACCTACCAGGCGGTCACCCGCTGCACCGTGCTCACCTTGCGGCAGCAGGCCTTCCAGGAGATGAACGGCCACTCGGAACTGCTGCGCGAGCACGTCCGGCAGACGCTGGCCCAGCCGAAGCGCAAGCACAACCCGCACGGCGAGGCCGAGATCGAGATCTCCTCGGGCCACGCGGGCGAGCCGCAGCTGTCGGGGACCTATGTGGACTACGAGCCGGCGCCCCGCGAGTACGAGCTCAGCGTCGCGCAGACGGTGCTGCGGGTGCACAGCCGCGTCGCAGACCTCTACAACCAGCCGATGAACCAGACCGAACAACAGCTGCGACTCACCATCGAAGCACTGCGCGAACGCCAAGAGCACGAACTCATCAACAACCGCGACTTCGGCCTGCTGCACAACGCCGACCTCCGCCAGCGCATCCACACCCGCACCGGCCCGCCCACCCCCGACGACCTGGACGAGCTGCTGACGCTGGTGTGGAAGGAACCCGGGTTCTTCCTGGCCCACCCGCGCACCATCGCCGCCTTCGGGCAGGAGTGCAGCAAGCGCGGCATCTACCCGCACAGCATCGACCTGCAGGGCCACCAGGTGCCGTCCTGGCGCGGCGTGCCGATCCTGCCCTGCAACAAGATCCAGGTCAGCGACACCCGCACCAGCTCCGTGCTGCTGGTGCGCGCCGGTGAGCAGAACCAGGGCGTCGTCGGGCTGCACCAGACCGGCATCCCCGACGAGTACCGGCCCGGGCTCTCCGTCCGCTTCATGGGGATCAACGACCAGGCCGTGATCTCCTACCTGGTCAGCGCCTACTACTCGGCGGCCGTGCTGGTGCCCGATGCGGTCGGCGTGCTGGAACACGTCGAACTCGGCCGGGCGTGA
- a CDS encoding family 2B encapsulin nanocompartment shell protein yields MTEPDTRADEPSPLSLGTAAARQLSTTTKSVPQMQGTTSRWLVRMLPWVDVGAGTYRVNRRLTYALGDGRITFTNTGADVRVIPQELRELPLLRGFDDDTALGALADRFIQQEYEPGQVIARAGQAAEQVVLIAHGKVSKVGTAEYGDEAVLTVLADGEFFGANALLGDEDTWQHTYKAVTPCTALVLTSRALQAVNLRFDQLRAHIAATRGQPTPVHNKHGEAEIALAAGHSGEPALPATFVDYELEPREYELSLAQTVLRVHSRVADLYNQPMNQTEQQLRLTIEALRERQEHELINNRDFGLLHNADLRQRIHTRTGPPTPDDLDELLARRRKSKFFLAHPRTIAAFGRECTRRGVYPQTTEVQGRQVHAWRGVPILPSDKIPVSENGTSSILCMRVGEDDSGVVGLQQTGLPDEQQPGVSARFMGINDQAVISYLVSTYFSAAVLVPDALGVLEHVETNR; encoded by the coding sequence GTGACCGAACCCGACACCAGAGCCGACGAACCGTCCCCGTTGAGCCTGGGCACCGCGGCAGCCCGGCAGCTGTCGACGACGACCAAGTCCGTCCCGCAGATGCAGGGCACCACCTCGCGCTGGCTGGTGCGGATGCTGCCGTGGGTCGACGTCGGCGCCGGTACCTACCGGGTCAACCGCCGCCTGACCTACGCGCTCGGCGACGGCCGGATCACCTTCACCAACACCGGCGCCGACGTGCGCGTGATCCCGCAGGAACTGCGCGAACTCCCGCTGCTGCGGGGGTTCGACGACGACACCGCGCTGGGCGCGCTCGCCGACCGGTTCATCCAGCAGGAGTACGAGCCGGGTCAGGTCATCGCGCGGGCCGGTCAGGCCGCAGAGCAGGTCGTGCTCATCGCCCACGGCAAGGTGAGCAAGGTCGGCACCGCCGAGTACGGCGACGAAGCCGTGCTGACCGTCCTGGCCGACGGCGAGTTCTTCGGCGCGAACGCGCTCCTCGGCGATGAGGACACCTGGCAGCACACCTACAAGGCGGTCACGCCGTGCACCGCCCTCGTGCTGACCAGCCGGGCTCTGCAGGCGGTCAACCTCCGGTTCGACCAGCTGCGGGCGCACATCGCGGCGACCCGCGGACAGCCGACGCCGGTGCACAACAAGCACGGCGAGGCCGAGATCGCGCTCGCCGCCGGGCACTCCGGCGAACCGGCGCTGCCCGCGACGTTCGTGGACTACGAGCTCGAACCTCGCGAGTACGAGCTCAGCCTGGCGCAGACGGTGCTGCGGGTGCACAGCCGCGTCGCAGATCTCTACAACCAGCCGATGAACCAGACCGAACAACAACTCCGGCTCACCATCGAAGCACTGCGCGAACGCCAAGAGCACGAACTCATCAACAACCGCGACTTCGGCCTGCTGCACAACGCCGACCTCCGCCAGCGCATCCACACCCGCACCGGCCCGCCCACCCCCGACGACCTGGACGAGCTGCTCGCCCGCCGGCGCAAGTCGAAGTTCTTCCTGGCCCACCCGCGCACCATCGCCGCCTTCGGGCGGGAGTGCACCAGGCGCGGGGTCTACCCGCAGACCACGGAAGTGCAGGGCCGCCAGGTGCACGCGTGGCGAGGCGTGCCGATCCTGCCCAGCGACAAGATCCCGGTCAGCGAGAACGGCACCAGCTCGATCCTGTGCATGCGCGTCGGCGAGGACGACAGCGGAGTGGTCGGCCTGCAGCAGACCGGCCTCCCCGACGAGCAGCAGCCCGGGGTTTCCGCGCGGTTCATGGGGATCAACGACCAGGCGGTGATCTCCTACCTGGTCAGCACCTACTTCTCGGCGGCGGTGCTGGTCCCGGACGCCCTCGGCGTCCTCGAACACGTCGAGACCAACCGCTGA
- a CDS encoding SDR family NAD(P)-dependent oxidoreductase — MHDVRTAIVTGAGSGIGYATAVALAAEGYRIVAVDIAADGTERAAEAVAAAGSEALPVALDVRDADAFEAAVDRAEQHFGGAPELLANIAGIGVAATLTETSREDWDAVLGVNLTALFETCRIVLPRMVAAGGGCVVNVSSVAGVVGVRNRAAYCASKAGVIGLTRSIAVDYADRGIRANAICPGTVASEWIGKILADAPDPGAAREAMEKRQLDGRMGTPEEVAEGIVFLAGARFANGSAFVMDGGMTAI, encoded by the coding sequence TTGCACGACGTTCGCACGGCCATCGTCACGGGTGCGGGATCCGGCATCGGCTACGCCACCGCCGTCGCGCTCGCCGCCGAGGGCTACCGGATCGTGGCCGTCGACATCGCCGCGGACGGGACGGAGCGGGCCGCGGAAGCAGTCGCCGCGGCGGGCTCGGAAGCACTGCCGGTCGCGCTGGACGTGCGCGACGCCGATGCGTTCGAGGCGGCCGTGGACCGCGCTGAGCAGCACTTCGGCGGCGCACCTGAGCTGCTGGCCAACATCGCCGGGATCGGGGTCGCCGCGACGCTGACCGAGACCAGCCGCGAGGACTGGGACGCCGTGCTCGGCGTCAACCTCACCGCGCTGTTCGAGACCTGCCGGATCGTGCTGCCCCGGATGGTGGCGGCCGGCGGCGGCTGCGTCGTCAACGTCTCCTCGGTCGCCGGAGTGGTCGGCGTGCGCAACCGGGCCGCCTACTGCGCGTCCAAGGCCGGGGTCATCGGCCTGACCCGCTCCATCGCCGTCGACTACGCCGACCGCGGTATCCGGGCCAACGCGATCTGCCCGGGAACGGTGGCCAGCGAGTGGATCGGCAAGATCCTGGCCGACGCGCCGGATCCGGGCGCCGCGCGCGAGGCCATGGAGAAGCGCCAGCTCGACGGCCGGATGGGCACCCCGGAAGAGGTCGCCGAGGGCATCGTCTTCCTGGCCGGGGCCCGCTTCGCCAACGGCAGCGCTTTCGTCATGGACGGCGGCATGACCGCCATCTGA